In Methanothermobacter sp. K4, one genomic interval encodes:
- a CDS encoding DUF2109 family protein, whose product MLLQITGIIVVLMALRTLLAQDRAERLLYLNAMGFGISAMIALYIGTAFGAVLAAVYFVASTITSNAIAHTLDRVGEEILIED is encoded by the coding sequence ATGCTACTCCAGATAACAGGGATAATAGTTGTTCTCATGGCATTGAGGACTCTTCTAGCACAGGACAGGGCAGAGAGGCTCCTTTACCTCAATGCAATGGGTTTTGGGATATCTGCAATGATTGCACTCTACATTGGAACGGCATTTGGTGCTGTCCTTGCAGCTGTCTACTTCGTGGCATCAACCATAACATCCAATGCTATTGCACATACCCTTGACCGTGTAGGGGAGGAAATATTAATCGAGGATTAG
- a CDS encoding energy-converting hydrogenase A subunit A EhaA encodes MIIHVTYLSGYITGIISSIIISVILGLPLAPERPARHSWTPSAIFPAPVIAMGLVAICIKLGVTGMYGGVDLGVVSGALAALMTAYFLEDIFPRPEDL; translated from the coding sequence ATGATTATTCATGTTACATATCTTTCAGGTTACATAACAGGCATTATTTCCTCAATAATCATTTCAGTGATACTTGGGCTGCCTCTGGCACCTGAAAGACCGGCCAGACATTCCTGGACCCCATCAGCCATCTTCCCGGCACCTGTAATCGCCATGGGTCTTGTGGCGATATGCATAAAACTTGGTGTCACAGGTATGTACGGTGGGGTCGATCTCGGTGTGGTTTCAGGGGCTCTGGCAGCTCTCATGACAGCCTACTTCCTTGAGGATATATTCCCCAGACCGGAGGACTTGTGA